A portion of the Phycodurus eques isolate BA_2022a chromosome 3, UOR_Pequ_1.1, whole genome shotgun sequence genome contains these proteins:
- the LOC133399467 gene encoding uncharacterized protein LOC133399467, producing the protein MGRCVGGIEVVFKVFSSPTHNVSSRGHQRPIPTIHSVDGALLPPPEAPDGRPEFPQSHQEVFLHCLTELLPCSSFCLSNHYSCIPLGQPVPISCLRSPKGQKGPIELFLQHDSIPYRQSPPTGTAVAATTGTHHLTATAPVGHLSNGGVEHGPLGLSVPRLPGMWLKEVEVGTPSDRGFCQTFPADPHNTFGFARSERHLPPPLEPTHHQVVISR; encoded by the coding sequence atgggaaggtgtgtcggtggaattgaggtggtcttcaaagtattctcctcaCCTACTCACAATGTCTCGAGTCGAGGTcaccagcgccccatccccaccatacacagtgttgatggtgcactgcttccccctcctgaggcgccggatggtagaccagaatttcctcaaagccatcaggaagtctttctccattgcctcactgaactcctcccatgctcaagtttttgcctcagcaaccactacagctgcattccgcttggtcagccggtacccatcagctgcctcaggagtcctaaaggccaaaaaggcccaatagaaCTCTTTCTTCAGCATGACAGCATCCCTTACCGTCAGTCTCCACCAACAGGTACGGCggttgctgccacgacaggcacccaccaccttacggccacagctccagtcggccaccTAAGCAATGGAggtgtggaacatggtccacttggactcagtgtcccccgcctccctggAATGTGGTTGAAGGAGGTGGAAGTTggaactccttctgacaggggattctgccagacgttcccagcagaccctcacaatacttTTGGGTTTGCTAGGTCGgaacggcatcttcccccaccattggagccaacacaccaccaggtggtgatcagtcgatag